The window GCGGCCTCCTCGGCTACCGGGATGTCGGCCGTCCCGGCGGTGAGAATGAGAACCCGCCCCACCCGCTGCCCGTCGTCCCCTCGCCGGACGGTGACGGCTCGCGCCTGTTCGTGGAAGACGGCGTCGGGTGCCACGGCTCGAATGCGTTCGTGGATGGCCGGGGTCGCGCGGGTGGCCAGGAGGCGACTGCCTCCGGCTAACAGGCGCTCGGCGATGCCGGCGACCTGCTCCGGGCTCTTCCCCTCACAGAAGATGACCTCGGGAAAGCCCTGGCGCAGCGCCCGATGGGTATCCACCGTGGCGTAGGGGAGGGATTCGAACGGGAGGGACTTCAGGCGGGTCAGGGCCTCCTCGATGCCGGTCGTGCCGGCCTGGACGGCTTCGAGCAACTGCCGGACGGTCTCAAGGTCCACGTCTGCCTCCGAAAACGCGTCCCGCACCGGGAAGCCTAGCACAACGGAAAAGGCCTGGCCAACGCGAAACTCCTGCGCTTGCGGCGCGGCGGGGCCCTGTGTCATAGTCTCTCCATGCATCCGCGACCGACCGAGCCGGTGACCGACCCGGAGCGCCTCGCGC of the Candidatus Methylomirabilis sp. genome contains:
- the larB gene encoding nickel pincer cofactor biosynthesis protein LarB, which gives rise to MDLETVRQLLEAVQAGTTGIEEALTRLKSLPFESLPYATVDTHRALRQGFPEVIFCEGKSPEQVAGIAERLLAGGSRLLATRATPAIHERIRAVAPDAVFHEQARAVTVRRGDDGQRVGRVLILTAGTADIPVAEEAAVTADLLGSHVESVHDLGVAGLHRLLAQVERLRGARVLVAVAGMDGVLPSVVGGLTDRPLVAVPTSVGYGSSLAGLAALLTMLNSCAAGTAVVNIDNGFGAGVLAHRINALGA